One genomic window of Cannabis sativa cultivar Pink pepper isolate KNU-18-1 chromosome 2, ASM2916894v1, whole genome shotgun sequence includes the following:
- the LOC115721302 gene encoding uncharacterized protein LOC115721302 has protein sequence MAVLGQSQYVIGPMTLSRTESFGSGYYNYLDQSNNNSSSNYYYTNLNGNSTMIEKRQVFLRSYQFCRKKSLSERIKRSLVRVKRVIWLRLKSARRFRKLACFRFRCGFSYRRRRFVRLLNNNNNNHIKCNNSNSHCFW, from the coding sequence atggcTGTTCTGGGACAGAGCCAATATGTAATAGGTCCTATGACTTTGAGTAGGACAGAGTCGTTTGGTTCAGGGTACTACAACTACTTAGATCAAAGCAATAATAATAGTAGTAGTAATTACTACTATACCAACTTGAATGGTAACTCTACAATGATAGAAAAAAGGCAAGTTTTTCTAAGAAGCTATCAGTTTTGCAGAAAAAAGAGCTTGAGTGAAAGGATCAAAAGGTCTTTGGTAAGAGTAAAAAGGGTCATATGGCTAAGGCTCAAATCTGCTCGTAGATTCAGAAAGTTGGCTTGTTTTAGATTCAGATGTGGCTTTTCTTACAGGAGAAGAAGATTTGTTCGTCtcttaaacaacaacaacaacaaccacatCAAGTGCAATAACAGTAATTCCCACTGCTTCTGG
- the LOC115719401 gene encoding uncharacterized protein LOC115719401 — protein sequence MGEAVPIYLSIVAFFCTVGAIALAVFHIYRHLLNYTEPTYQRYIVRIIFMVPVYALMSFLSLVLPDTSIYFNSIREVYEAWVIYNFLSLCLAWVGGPGAVVLSLSGRVLKPSWYLMTCCLPPLPLDGRFIRRCKQGCLQFVILKPILVAVTLILYAKGKYKDGIFNPKQSYLYLTIIYTLSYTMALYALALFYVACKDLLQPFNPVPKFIIIKSVVFLTYWQGVLVFLAAKSGFIKNAEEAARYQNFIICVEMLIAAIGHLYAFPYKEYAGANIGAPRGLTGSLTHAVKLNDFYHDTVHQFAPTYHDYVLYNHNESGDEGTRKYRSRTFVPTGPEMDAVRKNKHMLGNKIDDIQLSSLSSSNSSTPENSQSMPDSANSEAMKSSLLVDTSTDFSVPYDMSLIDLDLSTYPSKVPAVKENETR from the exons ATGGGGGAAGCAGTCCCAATATACCTGAGCATTGTTGCCTTCTTTTGTACTGTTGGAGCCATTGCTCTTGCTGTTTTCCATATCTACAGGCACCTGTTGAATTATACTGAACCCACTTATCAAAGATATATTGTTCGAATAATTTTTATGGTTCCA GTTTATGCATTAATGTCTTTCTTGTCTCTCGTTTTACCCGACACTTCAATATATTTCAATTCCATTCGAGAAGT TTATGAAGCATGGGTCATTTATAACTTTCTCTCACTGTGCCTGGCATGGGTTGGTGGCCCAGGAGCTGTTGTTCTTAGCTTAAGTGGTCGAGTTCTAAAGCCTTCTTGGTATCTGATGACATGTTGCTTACCTCCTCTACCGTTGGATGG ACGCTTTATTCGTAGGTGCAAGCAAGGCTGTTTACAGTTTGTAATTCTGAAGCCAATATTAGTTGCCGTCACACTCATACTATATGCAAAAGGAAAATACAAGGACGGGATTTTTAATCCAAAGCAATCATATCTTTATCTTACTATCATCTACACGTTATCTTACACGATGGCTCTATACGCATTAGCATTGTTTTATGTTGCTTGTAAAGATCTGCTTCAGCCATTCAATCCAGTTCCAaagtttattataataaaatctgTCGTTTTCCTGACTTATTGGCAG GGTGTGTTGGTCTTTCTTGCTGCAAAATCGGGATTTATAAAGAATGCAGAGGAAGCTGCTCGGTATCAGAACTTCATTATTTGTGTTGAGATGCTCATTGCTGCCATAGGTCATCTTTATGCATTCCCATACAAGGAGTATGCTGGTGCAAATATTGGCGCTCCTCGTGGTTTGACAGGGAGTCTTACACATGCCGTAAAACTGAACGACTTTTACCATGACACAGTCCACCAG TTTGCACCTACTTATCATGATTATGTTCTCTACAACCACAATGAGAGTGGTGATGAGGGGACAAGGAAGTATCGGTCTCGTACATTTGTGCCAACTGGACCAGAGATGGATGCAGTCAGAAAAAACAAACACATGCTTGGAAACAAGATTGATGACATACAGCTCTCCAGTCTCTCTTCTTCCAATTCAAGCACTCCTGAAAATTCTCAATCGATGCCCGATTCTGCTAACTCCGAGGCAATGAAATCTTCACTGCTTGTGGATACATCAACAGATTTCTCTGTGCCTTATGACATGTCTTTAATTGACTTGGATCTTTCAACTTACCCTTCAAAGGTTCCCGCCGTTAAGGAAAATGAGACTAGGTGA
- the LOC115719640 gene encoding DEAD-box ATP-dependent RNA helicase 3, chloroplastic: protein MASITGVSFMYQSPSLEPYRRVSSCTTTTASAPPSSSSSLPFPDKSHSNSVLRAYYNKGGSRLGLSLVASVIATPNSVLSEEAFKGLGDFDEESVDVSDYDEYDSEGEPGSVPVDGDELAVAKLGLPARLVEILERRGITNLFPIQRAVLVPALEGRDIIARAKTGTGKTLAFGIPIIKRLTEDDEEQRGSQRRSGRLPRVLVLAPTRELARQVEKEIKESATHLSTVCVYGGVPYSAQQNALSRGVDVVVGTPGRIIDLINGKSLKLGEVQFMVLDEADQMLAVGFEEDVELILEQLPAQRQSMLFSATMPGWVKKLARKHLDNPLTIDLVGDKEEKLAEGIKLYAVSANASSKQPILGHLINVYANGGKTIVFTRTKRDASEVSMLLSNNIASEALHGGISQYQRERTLSAFRQGRFNVLVATDVAARGLDVPNVDLVIHYELPNDPEIFVHRSGRTGRAGKEGSAILMFTGNQRRTVMSFERDVGCKFEFVTPPTKDEIAESLESLSSIDRAVASFSSGRGEGNSYGARGGGFRTSRSWGGSDNNDYSSRSSGRSSGRGSGGRGRGRSYGGRGGGARSSRSWDSSDNDGDSFKSSGRSMRKPYNSWSGNSRSSGDDWLIGGRPSSRSPSRGGGGDRDFGGSCFNCGQSGHRASDCPSKRGGF, encoded by the exons ATGGCTTCCATTACCGGTGTCTCTTTCATGTACCAGTCACCCAGTTTGGAACCTTACAGGAGAGTCTCATCTTGTACCACAACCACTGCTTCAGCGCccccttcttcttcctcttctttgccATTTCCCGATAAGTCTCACTCCAACAGTGTTTTGAGAGCTTATTACAACAAGGGTGGGTCTCGTCTGGGTCTTAGCTTAGTGGCTTCTGTAATTGCTACTCCCAATTCGGTACTAAGTGAAGAAGCTTTCAAAGGGCTTGGTGATTTTGACGAGGAATCTGTTGATGTTAGTGACTACGATGAGTACGATTCCGAAGGTGAGCCTGGTTCTGTCCCTGTTGATGGTGATGAGCTTGCTGTGGCCAAGTTGGGTCTTCCTGCTCGTCTTGTTGAAATCTTGGAGAGGCGTGGAATTACTAACCTTTTCCCTATCCAG AGAGCCGTTCTAGTCCCGGCATTAGAGGGTCGAGACATCATTGCCCGCGCAAAGACTGGAACTGGAAAGACTTTAGCCTTTGGAATTCCTATAATTAAACGCCTCACTGAAGATGATGAAGAGCAGCGAGGTTCTCAGAG GCGGAGTGGTCGTCTTCCTAGAGTTTTGGTTCTTGCACCAACCCGTGAGTTGGCAAGGCAAGTAGAAAAGGAGATCAAAGAATCAGCAACTCATTTAAGTACTGTCTGTGTTTATGGAGGTGTGCCTTATAGTGCACAGCAAAATGCTCTTTCACGTGGAGTCGATGTAGTTGTTGGAACTCCTGGTCGAATTATTGATCTgataaatggtaaaagcctcAAATTAGGAGAAGTTCAATTTATGGTTCTTGATGAAGCTGATCAAATGCTTGCTGTTGGATTTGAGGAGGATGTGGAATTAATCTTGGAACAGCTTCCAGCTCAGAGACAGAGTATGCTCTTTTCTGCAACCATGCCTGGTTGGGTGAAAAAGCTAGCACGAAAGCATCTAGACAATCCTTTGACTATTGATCTG GTTGGTGACAAAGAGGAAAAACTTGCAGAGGGAATCAAACTTTATGCCGTATCAGCCAATGCATCTTCAAAACAGCCCATTCTCGGTCATCTTATAAAT GTTTATGCAAATGGTGGGAAGACCATTGTTTTCACTCGAACCAAAAGAGATGCTAGTGAAGTCTCAATGTTATTATCAAATAACATAGCCTCTGAGGCATTGCATGGAGGTATATCCCAGTATCAGAGAGAGAGAACTTTAAGTGCGTTCCGGCAAGGGAGATTTAATGTGCTTGTAGCCACTGATGTTGCAGCCCGAGGACTTGATGTTCCTAATGTTGATTTG GTTATCCACTATGAACTTCCCAATGATCCAGAAATCTTTGTGCATCGATCTGGTCGTACTGGACGGGCAGGAAAAGAAGGTTCTGCAATTTTGATGTTTACTGGTAACCAGAGGAGAACAGTCATGTCTTTTGAGCGTGATGTTGGGTGCAAATTTGAGTTTGTTACCCCACCAACTAAGGATGAGATTGCGGAATCATTAGAGTCATTGTCATCTATTGACCGCGCGGTTGCTAGTTTTAGTAGTGGACGGGGTGAGGGGAATAGCTACGGGGCACGTGGGGGTGGTTTCCGAACCTCTAGGAGTTGGGGCGGTTCTGATAACAATGATTATTCAAGCAGGAGTAGTGGTCGAAGTAGTGGACGAGGTTCTGGTGGACGAGGCAGGGGACGTAGTTATGGGGGACGTGGGGGAGGTGCTCGAAGCAGCAGGAGCTGGGACAGTTCTGACAATGATGGCGATTCATTCAAGAGTAGTGGTCGAAGTATGAGAAAGCCCTACAATAGTTGGTCTGGTAACTCAAGGAGCAGCGGGGATGATTGGCTAATCGGGGGGAGACCATCAAGTAGGTCTCCATCAAGGGGAGGAGGAGGAGACAG GGATTTTGGAGGTTCTTGTTTCAACTGCGGACAATCTGGGCACCGCGCATCAGACTGTCCGAGCAAGCGAGGAGGTTTCTAA